The Cryptomeria japonica chromosome 6, Sugi_1.0, whole genome shotgun sequence genomic interval TAGCAATGACGAATCAAAGCATGCTCATAAGATAAATCCAATTCCACACTTCCTAGTTTTGTACCATGCCACTGAGGATCCAATGTCTGCAGTTTGATTGAACTTGTTCTGGTTTTCCCATTGCAGGTAAATATCACATATGGATCTGAATAACCAGTAGCATCCACGGCAGCCAAACTCTTTCCTTCAACCAGAGCTACAGTTAGTAGCCACCCATCTCCTTGTGCTTTGATTCCATGGTCACCAGCTGCACAGAATAAAGGAATAAATTTGAAGAATCAAAATATTTTTAATCAATGCCTGCTACTAGTTATCAACGAATGAACACCACAGCCTTTACCTTTTTGAAACCTGGCATGCATAAAATGTGAGATCATTTTCAGCACACGTTCAACTTGAAGAACAATCAATCCACATGTCAGCACTTCACCAAAAGAATCTGGCAAGTCTAGGCCACCAAATTCAAGACCCTGCATTGTGCTCGGACTGGTAAAAAAGATATGCAAAAGGACATACACAACTGCAAGCAATGTGGATGCTAAGGTGTAGACCCCAATGTAGCTAACAACAAGCTTCCAGTCAGGCTGAGGATCTGTCTGCAAATCTAGTTTTGGTAGATCACTGTCAGATGATAGCAATGCCGAATTCAGAGGAGTAACATTCTGGGAAAGCAACTGGGCGTACTGCTGGAAGCTATCCTTCAGTCCTTGTCTCGCTCCACTTTCAATCATACCTCTCATTATTGTACTCTGAAGGAAATTAATTCTCCACGAGATGGAAAGATGGGAAGTCTCTTCTCCTGAAGGTAACTCAGGACCTGGAGTTATGCAGAAAAGCAATTCTACTCTGAATGAACTCCCGTAAGGAACATCTGGTGTGCTTACACTTTCTAAAACAATAAATACCTTGCCATCTGCCCTTAGATAAGTATGTTCTTCTGTAGCTTTAACAGCCTTCACCAATTTTGTTGCTGCTTTGATATATGTTACCACTCTTTTCATAGGTTCACCTGGTGCTTTTCTCCAGGGTCCCTCAACATAGTTAGTTGTTCCCTCCAGTTGTGTTAAATCACGCTTGAACTGGCTTTTAGGACCAAAGAGAATAGAATTTAGAGTTCTAGGACTAGTGTTGTAAGACTGATCTAGCAGAATTCCCCCTGGCAATGGACTAGGAATTTCTTGTTTGCCCACTTCTGTGCTATCAAATCCTTCTTCAAAATACTCATCTGATGCTTCCTCCTCTATAGTGTCCTCACAGTCACAGTATTTTTCTGAAACATCTGACTCTTCAGAATTATTGTCTTCTTGGCTGGGAGTTTCTGCACTTTTTTGGACATTGTCTGCAATTTTGTTTGTGAAAATTGAAATAATTTTGCCTGCAAATGACTGAATATTTGATTTGTCTTCCTTTACATGTGCTCCTTCTTCTAACATTCCGGATCCATAGGAAGAGCTTGAAACATCTGAATTTCTGGCAGGAGAATCTGTTAGTTCTAGTGACTCCCTCAAGATTGAATTATCTCCATTTAAATTCCTGTGCAACCCAGCATCTTGATGAAGAAACCTGTTATAATTCTCTCTACCATAAAGGGCAATGGTCAGGAGAATCTCACCTGCAATCGTCAGGGTATATAATGAAATGGcgtttcttttatttcctcagaaCACAAATTAATTACCACAAGAAAGAAAACGGCATTCAGATAAGTTTGGGTTAAAAAAGATTCAAAGCGTGATCCATGTATGAATTACAACATCTTAGTTTATTTGccacaatcattaaaatttacaACTCAATGTAACGAGTAATAAATGAATCAAATGACTCAAAAAATGACACAAGAAAGTAAGGGTGTAAATATCCTTTTAATCTCAAAATAAAGGTTCAATCTTGATCTTCAGATTTAAGATAAGAAAGTGTAAAAGGGGAAGGGGCTTACCAAATACTTTACTCTTTGTCTTGCTGGCTCGGGCTTTCAAAGGGAACCAAGTAAGTGGTATAGTTTGTTTCTCAGCATCGAACACCTTTGAAACAGGCATCTTCATCTGTCCCAGAAAATCATCATTAAAGAACCTATCATCATCCCATACAGAGATAACCAACTGCTCACTAAGATCTTCAACTTTAAAGGTGAATTCTTCATTCCAGGAAGGATCAAGAGTCTTCCTAATCACTCTCGTCCGAGCTTTACTTTTCCCAAGTTGTATCCTAACATAAGGATCACTGAATCCATTCAAGTCCTTCGCCGGCAAGCCCCTGGCTTCCTGCACATAAACATATAATTTCATCTCTCAATCCCCCTCCACCCCTACAGATACACGCACATATATATGCCCCCAACCTGAATCCTTTGTGGAGTCACAAATCCTTGAATAATCCTTACAAACTGTATTCCCAACGTCTGTGAACATCCACAACCAATGTGAAAATTCAATACAATTCAAACATTTTCCCTCTTAATCTCATAATATGTCATAAATGGCAGATGAGATACAATCAAAGTTGAATTCAATCCATTTCACGTCCAGGATAATAAAACCCAAATGGTTTTGGAGTTTTCTGAAATGCGTTGCGGATGCAAATCAAGAATTACAGAATGCCCACATCAAAAATAGTGCAAACCTAGGTCGATAGGGAATTTTCTCTGTTCTTCGTTCAATGCCTGTATAAAATCCCGACATTGACAAGATTAATACACAATCTAAAACCCAATTTCAATACCCGATGAAGGAAAAACTTGACAGACGCATTGCAGAAACATTCTCCAAATGATCCCAACAAAATCTTAGAATGGAGGGTTCAAATTACAATAACCGCCCAAAATCAAAGTTGACTTCAATATTCCCCATCTAAAAATGGGTGAAGCTAAGGctaaaagaagaaaggaaaaaaaaaaacagAAGAAAAGGAAACAGTATTAAAATACAAAACAGAACAGATGGTGTTACCTGTTAACGCCACCAGTTATCAGATCCAAACAATGAATACGCTATCCTCTGCTCTGCCTTATAAACGTACAATATCGTGGAATGGCTATAAAATCAGCTGAACATTTATTGAATATATGAACCAAATTAACCAAATTGCAAACAGTATCATCTTTATCTTCGAGGAAAATTGGCATTGACCCAGTCCAGACTCCAAACAAGACTTTTTTTCACTGTCGTTTTATATTTAACTGCGACCTGTAAAACGCGTCCCGCCTCTGACCTCAGTTAAAAACCTCTTTTTAATTTCACTATGTTGACAAATTCAACAGACTTTATGTCCTGTCTCATTATATTATCTTGCCCACAATTCCGTAACGACTCCCGCAATTGATACTGCATTCCTCGTGTCAATTATGCTTCCAGAAATTTTAAGTTACGATCTTTTCCcattataataaaatttaaaatttaacccCTTGTTTTAGAGCTTCTAGGGCCCAGCTTATAAATTAAGCTTAATTTGAATTCATAGTTGCTTTGTCATTTTCAACATTATATATTTATGATTGATTGTTTTGTTATTAGATATGTGAACAAAAGTTTTAGGCTGAAATCATTTCAATGAGAGTCTAAGGTTCACCTTATATATTCAACATAAATGTTAACAAAGATCGAGGATACAATATTTTAGTTGTTTCGTTTTTTCAACATTTAATATTATGTTCATTTCGCAATTTGGTGTGGGAGCAAAAATCTTAGATTGAAACCTTTTCAAGGAAATTCTAGAGCTTAGTTCATATTTAAATTTGACAATTTTCTTAGTTGCTTCATCTTCATCATGATATATTATGATCGTTTATTTCGTATGGAAGCATAAGTCTTAGGCTAAAACCTCTTCAAGTGAAAACCAAAGACTAAAAGATTACTATTCCGTCAAAATTGTCCATAATATGATTCAAACATCATTCCTTAAGATAACAAGATTTTACACTCAACAAAACTTTGATCCACTTGACTAATGTTCCATTTGTAGTGTGCTAAAGAGAGTAAAATTGGACTCTTTTACCTCATTTTATATAAATTAATCCTCTCTCCTATGGAAGGGAGAAGGAAGCTTTGCTGACTATGCTCCACGTATTATAAGAAAGCCATAAAACTAAATATAACATGTGGCATATAAATCTTACATCATTTGATATTCTCAGCACTCTAGGTATTGTTGATTGGGCAACGTAGAGACGAAAACTGAACTTTCTTTGTTTTACATTAGTTTACAAATTTGGGCAATGTAGAGACGAAAACTGAACTTTCTTTGTTTTACATTAGTTTACAAATTTGTGTTTATAAATAAATACAGaatcattttcaatcatttagAATAGAATGAATGATTGTGTTCGGGAATTTATCACCCATATCTAAAGCCAAGCTCACGTCAATTTTTAATACTTTTTTCCTAGCCATTCTTGACCATTTGTCTATCACTTTCGTACCCCTTAATAAAGACTATCTAAATATCTTTTTCCTATTCAAATGTTTGTCATTTCTTTCCCTCACGCTAATAATTAGAAACAAGCAAAAaagtatttattaaagttgaatttaAAGGTAATGAATATCTTTGGGTAATTTAGATATACTCATACAATTTAAGGTCTAGAAGCAATACACATCAATTAGGGattatgaatttatttattttattgtagaaGATTTGATTTCATCATCATTTAGTTGTCTACAACGTGGACATTGTCATTAAATCAAGTGTCTTTTGACAATTATTATTAAGAATATTTATGAGTTGTCAAACTTATATTATCTCATCTTTATTGTTATAAATACATATATCTTTTCAAGTATATAAGTTCACACACATTTAAATATGACTAACATTTATTCTTAATTTTGAGGGATTTGATTGATATATATCCCCTAGACAACCACTAGACACCCATTTCCCACATCATAAGGCTTAATTCTAATAATTGAAGTAAACACAATCATGCAAAGCAAGACACCAATATGTGACATCAGATGGAACCACGAGATCGATGCAGAATGTATGCACTAAAGTCCCTAATAGTTTTGCATCAGAACACAATATATTTGAGCTTGAACCAAACAAGTCATAACCTCCTCTTAAGTCCTCTTATGTCATATGTGTTTACACCAACCATTCTTTGCACTAAGTTTGGCTCTAAAACTTTGGTACAATTCATCATTGGCTATGTCTAAAATAGGAAAACTCTTAATTGCATCAACTAATTATAGATCACACTTTATTTAtatattgacaaaaatattttagAATGGTATTTTGTGATTTCATCAAGAAAAGTATATGTTTTTCTTCCTTCCACCATAGCTAAACAACAAGTATAGTCCCTATTTTGTAAAGTCATAACAAAATCCCAAGCTCTAGTAAGTTTTCTTACAACATCTAATGTTGTCCAACATAGTTATCCACCTCTTGGCTCTATTAATCAACCATATTTACTAGTAGCTTAATCCAAAATAACTTCTAAGTTATTTAGTCTCTAACATCAACTTTCATTTGCTTCTTGTGTAAGGTGTTTTTACCTTGCTTCCATTAGAAAAAAGAGTCCATAGAAGAGAGGAGGAGAAGGAAACTAGGCTAGGTACCTCAGGTTAATCTTGTCAACAATTACAATCACTTGATATCTAGGACAATCTCATCTCTCATGCGTGGTGTTCTATTTTTTATCCTATGATAGTTTatttcttgaaataatccaaagGAAAGAGTAGTTATTTTACTACTCTAGGATTTATATCATTTGCTTATAAATTTTAGATTTAGGTTCCTTTTAGTTGTTAGTCTAGAATATCTTTTTTTGTTACAATTTCATTGTTTGAGAATATTATTATATCTTAAGGATTCGTGAAGTTAAGTGCACATAATCAACAAATAACCTTTTACCTATTACAAGTAGCTTCTAAACCAATCAATCAACAAATAAGTGTAAAATAGGTGACACACACATTTATTTTGTAACATCATTCAAAAACCAACAAGCTACAATATTTGTTCTCCTTTTGTATGaatatataaattgaataaaatatttaagtTGATTCATTTTTTGTTTACTTTGGAAATCATTGATCACATTGTGTTTTAAACAAAGGAAAAAGGGGACTAGTTGATGAGTTTAGTGTTAAAAGCATTCTCATAATTAGTATAATTCAATCAATTTGCATGCAATCATTCAAGAtatagaaaacaaacaaaaaaaatagctGCATGAACATTGATTTTATCATTTGATATTAGATTAGTTATCAATATTTGCATATCAAAAACATAGAATAGATATTATTTTTTTGTTCTAACATTTTTCATCTCAACATTTAGTGTAATTTGTAACCTTTTTTTTATAAGCACTTAACTTTttcaaagataaaaataaataattgaagCACAAAACCCAATGGAAACACATCACACCTAGGTCATTTCCATTTGAGTTGAGTGCTCCCAAACATAAATTATAAATTTGATATTCAACAAGCAACCAACCTAACACCAACAAAATGTGAACAATCTAAACTATCAACAAATCAAAAGTATTCAAACCAACACTTAACCTTTTCAAAGATAAAAATAATGTTTGAAGCACAAAatccaatgacaacacatcacacCTAGGTTATTTCCATTTGAGTTGAATGCTCCCAAACATAGATTATAAATTTGATAATTCAACAAGCAATTAACCTAACACCAACAAAATGTGAACAATCTAAActatcaaaaaattaaaaagcaTTCAAACCAACACTCAAAAAGTACTTAGCACATACAAACAAAAATCACAATCCCAAAAACAACTCCAACCATTTATATCACTCACTACTTCACAACTAAACATTCATATCCCCCATATAGCACGCATTCCTCTTGAATAGAGTGACTCACATAATTCCCTATCAATTGTATCCAATCAATTTTAATTGTGAGTGTGTCTACCACTCATGACTCGTGCATGGTATTGGTGAGTAAAATTTAGAGAAATATATTTTGGTGATTGTAATGCAACTTGAACATTTCCTTTTAGTATGAATTCTCAAACCTTTCTCTCCATTGCATCTCATCTCCTTTATTTTTTCCATCTTTCTCCATTTATTATGTGGTACCTATGATGCCTCAAATATGTCAAGATAGATAAGAACCCAAGAATGAATCCCCTCTACTaacttaattaatattatattcttTTGGACATCATGAATCCTACAACAAATAGGTATGATTATGAAGATATTGATTCCAAGGTGTtcatcaagagacaaaataaaatgtGAATCATAAGAAAGACTACGATGCCTTTGATAATATTGTAGACataaaaatttaacattttttgATTACTTTACTCGTCGTCATTTCTTCATATATAattctaaaaataataattatttaattattttactaattATCTCCTTCTTTTAAtgctaattaaattatttttattatttgattaatttatcATTCTCCCcctgttaattaaataatatataattatttaattaatttgtcctTCTTTATTCCTCTAATCTTTCATAATTAAATAATccttgtaattatttaattatctaacacTCTTCTATAgttgaataaattatttaatttattcaattattCACATTTTACTATTCTCTCAAATGAATGAataaaatgcaaattttatttatttcCCCTTTgcacatgaaattaaataattttaattattttattttattttccaccACCAAGCACTTGTCCATTATTTTCTTCCACCACTTCTCCTCTCTCTTTTCCATCTTTGACCACTACTTTCCTCCAATGCAATCATAATTGTTGATCTCCTCTAAGACAAATTCAAATTGGAGCATCGATCTCGTTCCCTCCTTTTTTGTATATTCAATTTTTGAGAAGAACACTTATATATCCATTTCAAAGAAAGCTTGAGGACAATGGATATTTTTAATATGAAGAACTAATGATGTGTTGTTTAAATGATTTTTCATT includes:
- the LOC131077783 gene encoding C2 and GRAM domain-containing protein At1g03370 isoform X2 yields the protein MKMPVSKVFDAEKQTIPLTWFPLKARASKTKSKVFGEILLTIALYGRENYNRFLHQDAGLHRNLNGDNSILRESLELTDSPARNSDVSSSSYGSGMLEEGAHVKEDKSNIQSFAGKIISIFTNKIADNVQKSAETPSQEDNNSEESDVSEKYCDCEDTIEEEASDEYFEEGFDSTEVGKQEIPSPLPGGILLDQSYNTSPRTLNSILFGPKSQFKRDLTQLEGTTNYVEGPWRKAPGEPMKRVVTYIKAATKLVKAVKATEEHTYLRADGKVFIVLESVSTPDVPYGSSFRVELLFCITPGPELPSGEETSHLSISWRINFLQSTIMRGMIESGARQGLKDSFQQYAQLLSQNVTPLNSALLSSDSDLPKLDLQTDPQPDWKLVVSYIGVYTLASTLLAVVYVLLHIFFTSPSTMQGLEFGGLDLPDSFGEVLTCGLIVLQVERVLKMISHFMHARFQKAGDHGIKAQGDGWLLTVALVEGKSLAAVDATGYSDPYVIFTCNGKTRTSSIKLQTLDPQWHEIFEYDATEEPPSVMDVEVFDFEGPFAEATSLGFAEINFLKFTPQELGDLWIPLQGRLAQACQSKLHLRIFLTNTKGPDVITQYITKMEKEVGKKIARRSPQTNSTFQKLFGLPPEEFLINDFSCYLKRKMPLQGRLFLSARMLGFYANLFGHKTKFSFLWEDIEEIKELAPSLASMGSPSLVIFLRKGRGLDAIHGAKNIDDKGRHKFYFQSFVSYNNACRTIMALWRNRALSLEQKMQIVDDEEPTDSGDRQNDDSGSFLGVEEASMTKVHSGTLPVSVDSFMELSEGALLDKKIMEKSGCLNYRTTPWEISKPKVFQRQCWYKFNRHVSGFGVGVTSTQQKSMNDNGNGWTIEEVLTLHGVPFGDHFQLHVRKEFEDGFSASEECNFRVYMGISWLKSTTFQKRITQNIFEKFTDHLKEITHLAEKEILAIKNQSAGT
- the LOC131077783 gene encoding C2 and GRAM domain-containing protein At1g03370 isoform X1, which produces MKLYVYVQEARGLPAKDLNGFSDPYVRIQLGKSKARTRVIRKTLDPSWNEEFTFKVEDLSEQLVISVWDDDRFFNDDFLGQMKMPVSKVFDAEKQTIPLTWFPLKARASKTKSKVFGEILLTIALYGRENYNRFLHQDAGLHRNLNGDNSILRESLELTDSPARNSDVSSSSYGSGMLEEGAHVKEDKSNIQSFAGKIISIFTNKIADNVQKSAETPSQEDNNSEESDVSEKYCDCEDTIEEEASDEYFEEGFDSTEVGKQEIPSPLPGGILLDQSYNTSPRTLNSILFGPKSQFKRDLTQLEGTTNYVEGPWRKAPGEPMKRVVTYIKAATKLVKAVKATEEHTYLRADGKVFIVLESVSTPDVPYGSSFRVELLFCITPGPELPSGEETSHLSISWRINFLQSTIMRGMIESGARQGLKDSFQQYAQLLSQNVTPLNSALLSSDSDLPKLDLQTDPQPDWKLVVSYIGVYTLASTLLAVVYVLLHIFFTSPSTMQGLEFGGLDLPDSFGEVLTCGLIVLQVERVLKMISHFMHARFQKAGDHGIKAQGDGWLLTVALVEGKSLAAVDATGYSDPYVIFTCNGKTRTSSIKLQTLDPQWHEIFEYDATEEPPSVMDVEVFDFEGPFAEATSLGFAEINFLKFTPQELGDLWIPLQGRLAQACQSKLHLRIFLTNTKGPDVITQYITKMEKEVGKKIARRSPQTNSTFQKLFGLPPEEFLINDFSCYLKRKMPLQGRLFLSARMLGFYANLFGHKTKFSFLWEDIEEIKELAPSLASMGSPSLVIFLRKGRGLDAIHGAKNIDDKGRHKFYFQSFVSYNNACRTIMALWRNRALSLEQKMQIVDDEEPTDSGDRQNDDSGSFLGVEEASMTKVHSGTLPVSVDSFMELSEGALLDKKIMEKSGCLNYRTTPWEISKPKVFQRQCWYKFNRHVSGFGVGVTSTQQKSMNDNGNGWTIEEVLTLHGVPFGDHFQLHVRKEFEDGFSASEECNFRVYMGISWLKSTTFQKRITQNIFEKFTDHLKEITHLAEKEILAIKNQSAGT